The following proteins are encoded in a genomic region of Mycobacterium sp. 155:
- the efeU gene encoding iron uptake transporter permease EfeU has product MQGIFVGTFLIGLREGLEATLIVSIVAAFLKRNGRSTRPMLAGVAVAVAISIGVGVGLNLLSESLPQRQQEMLETVIGVIAVVFVTTMIIWMNRNAFKMKGELEREAQQAINTGGSLALALMAFLAVLKEGFETAVFLLAAAQASGESRWWALLGATVGIGVAIAIGVGIYYGGLKLNLARFFRLTGVFLVLIAAGLVLTSLRTAHEAGWVTIGQQRVFDFSSWMPARSVLGALITGMFGIPTDPRLIEVLGWVLYAVPVLIIFLWPPRLAAEPHARRRLLLATAGALGAAAAALAIFVPSAGELPGPTRTATGADGHSVPVTLRADGEARSLTVGDGAQVKLEAAGQQTVDGLTVDVWQAKVPADPGLKSTTVTLDELAHLTGGRLPVGLAAARTPGPFQVQWAATTAYNVFSHGEALVHAQATNSRIATLHGGGLPSVKTVSVGAPPGGWATAGNEDQSVATQIAQAGQARAERMLWKAWLPAVLAIGAVVSAFSGFRSTRTPSGNERKQRNHGEETQRDHAATS; this is encoded by the coding sequence ATGCAGGGCATCTTCGTCGGCACCTTTCTGATCGGACTGCGGGAAGGCCTGGAAGCAACGCTGATCGTCAGTATCGTTGCCGCTTTCCTGAAACGTAACGGCAGGTCGACACGCCCCATGCTGGCCGGCGTCGCCGTCGCCGTCGCGATCAGTATCGGCGTAGGCGTCGGGCTGAATCTCTTGTCAGAAAGCCTGCCGCAACGCCAGCAGGAGATGCTCGAGACGGTCATCGGCGTGATCGCCGTGGTGTTCGTGACCACCATGATCATCTGGATGAACCGCAACGCCTTCAAGATGAAGGGCGAACTGGAGCGGGAGGCACAACAGGCGATCAATACCGGCGGATCGCTCGCGTTGGCGCTCATGGCGTTCCTGGCAGTACTCAAGGAAGGGTTTGAAACCGCGGTCTTCCTGCTGGCGGCGGCCCAGGCCTCGGGTGAAAGCCGTTGGTGGGCTCTGCTCGGCGCCACCGTGGGCATTGGCGTAGCGATCGCCATCGGTGTCGGGATCTACTACGGCGGGCTAAAGCTGAACCTGGCCCGGTTCTTCCGCCTCACCGGTGTCTTCCTGGTCTTGATCGCGGCAGGCCTTGTGCTCACCAGCCTCCGCACCGCGCACGAGGCCGGCTGGGTGACGATCGGCCAACAACGGGTTTTCGACTTTTCCTCGTGGATGCCCGCCCGGTCCGTGCTGGGCGCGCTGATCACCGGGATGTTCGGCATACCCACCGACCCGCGTCTCATCGAAGTCCTCGGCTGGGTGCTCTACGCCGTGCCCGTACTGATCATCTTCCTATGGCCACCGCGGCTCGCGGCCGAGCCGCACGCGCGTCGCCGGCTGCTGCTGGCAACCGCGGGCGCGCTGGGAGCCGCCGCTGCCGCGCTGGCGATCTTCGTCCCCTCTGCAGGTGAGCTGCCCGGGCCGACCCGCACCGCCACGGGAGCCGACGGACACAGCGTGCCCGTAACGCTGCGGGCCGACGGCGAAGCCCGATCGCTCACCGTCGGCGACGGCGCGCAAGTCAAGCTCGAAGCTGCGGGCCAGCAGACCGTCGACGGTCTGACCGTCGACGTATGGCAAGCCAAGGTGCCCGCCGACCCGGGCCTGAAGTCCACCACCGTCACCCTGGATGAGCTGGCCCATCTGACCGGCGGACGACTGCCGGTGGGATTGGCTGCCGCCCGGACACCGGGACCGTTCCAGGTTCAGTGGGCCGCGACCACGGCCTACAACGTGTTCTCCCACGGCGAGGCATTGGTACACGCCCAAGCGACCAACTCCCGTATCGCCACACTGCACGGTGGCGGCCTCCCATCGGTCAAAACGGTCAGCGTCGGAGCTCCGCCCGGCGGATGGGCGACCGCCGGCAACGAAGATCAGTCCGTCGCGACGCAGATCGCACAGGCCGGCCAGGCGCGCGCCGAACGAATGTTGTGGAAGGCCTGGCTGCCGGCAGTGCTCGCAATCGGAGCCGTTGTCAGCGCCTTCTCGGGATTTCGTAGCACCCGCACTCCCAGTGGAAACGAAAGGAAACAACGGAATCATGGTGAAGAAACTCAGCGAGACCACGCTGCCACGTCCTAA
- a CDS encoding lytic transglycosylase domain-containing protein has translation MSPVRWLRAVAVIVATALLMASSCSWQLGIPIPDGVPPPAGDPVPAVDTYAKGRPADQLHEWAAERAPKLGIPINALEAYAYAARVAEVENPNCKLAWTTLAGIGMVESHHGTYRGAMIAPNGDVTPPIRGVRLDGTAGNLHIADTDHGLLDGDATLDRAMGPMQFIPETWRLFGVDGNNDGKVSPDNFDDAALSAAGYLCWNGKNLSTPRGWMKALRAYNYSDQYARTVRDWATAYASGHPL, from the coding sequence GTGTCGCCGGTTCGATGGCTGCGGGCTGTCGCAGTGATTGTGGCGACGGCCCTGCTGATGGCTTCAAGCTGTTCGTGGCAGCTCGGTATCCCCATCCCGGATGGAGTACCGCCGCCCGCGGGTGATCCGGTGCCGGCCGTCGACACTTATGCCAAAGGCCGACCGGCTGATCAGTTGCACGAGTGGGCCGCTGAGCGTGCACCCAAGCTGGGCATACCGATCAACGCGCTGGAGGCCTACGCGTACGCGGCCCGGGTGGCCGAAGTCGAGAACCCGAACTGCAAGCTGGCCTGGACCACGCTGGCTGGAATCGGGATGGTGGAGAGCCACCACGGCACCTATCGCGGCGCGATGATCGCGCCGAACGGTGACGTCACGCCTCCGATCCGGGGAGTTCGGCTCGACGGCACCGCGGGAAATCTGCACATCGCCGATACCGATCACGGGCTGCTCGACGGCGACGCCACATTGGACCGAGCGATGGGGCCGATGCAGTTCATCCCGGAGACCTGGCGCCTGTTCGGGGTGGACGGCAACAACGACGGCAAGGTCAGCCCCGACAACTTCGACGACGCCGCGTTGTCGGCGGCCGGCTATCTGTGTTGGAACGGCAAGAATCTGTCCACGCCCCGTGGCTGGATGAAGGCGCTGCGGGCTTACAACTACTCCGACCAGTACGCCCGTACGGTGCGTGACTGGGCGACCGCGTACGCAAGCGGTCACCCCCTCTGA
- the eno gene encoding phosphopyruvate hydratase: protein MPIIEQVGAREILDSRGNPTIEVEVALTDGTFARAAVPSGASTGEHEAVELRDGAARYGGKGVEKAVEAVLDEIAPAVIGLGADDQRLVDQALLDLDGTPDKSRLGANAILGVSLAVSKAAAESAGLPLFRYLGGPNAHILPVPMMNILNGGAHADTGVDVQEFMVAPIGAPSFKEALRWGAEVYHSLKAVLKKQGLSTGLGDEGGFAPDVAGTKAALDLISSAIETTGFKLGTDVALALDVAATEFFTAGTGYAFEKETRSAEQMAEFYSGLVDSYPLVSIEDPLDENDWDGWVSLTAAIGDRVQIVGDDLFVTNPERLEEGIEKGAANALLVKVNQIGTLTETLDAVALAHNSGYRTMMSHRSGETEDTTIADLAVAVGSGQIKTGAPARSERVAKYNQLLRIEELLGDAARYAGDLAFPRFAVEAK from the coding sequence GTGCCCATCATCGAGCAGGTTGGAGCCCGCGAGATCCTCGATTCGCGCGGCAACCCGACGATCGAGGTCGAGGTCGCCCTGACCGACGGCACGTTTGCGAGGGCCGCGGTGCCCTCCGGTGCGTCTACCGGCGAGCACGAGGCGGTCGAGTTGCGCGACGGTGCTGCCCGCTACGGCGGTAAGGGCGTCGAGAAGGCGGTCGAGGCGGTGCTCGACGAGATCGCCCCCGCCGTGATCGGGCTCGGCGCCGACGATCAGCGCCTGGTCGATCAGGCCTTGCTGGATCTCGATGGCACCCCTGACAAGTCTCGGCTCGGTGCCAATGCGATTCTCGGTGTCTCACTTGCGGTTTCGAAGGCCGCGGCGGAGTCGGCCGGATTGCCGCTGTTCCGCTATCTCGGCGGCCCGAACGCCCACATCCTGCCGGTGCCGATGATGAACATCCTCAACGGTGGCGCGCATGCCGACACCGGCGTGGATGTCCAGGAGTTCATGGTGGCCCCGATCGGGGCCCCGTCGTTCAAGGAGGCGCTGCGCTGGGGCGCTGAGGTCTACCACTCGCTGAAGGCGGTGCTCAAGAAGCAGGGCCTGTCCACCGGTCTCGGTGACGAGGGCGGCTTCGCTCCCGACGTGGCCGGCACCAAGGCCGCGCTGGACCTGATCTCATCGGCCATCGAGACCACCGGTTTCAAGCTCGGCACCGATGTGGCCCTGGCCTTGGATGTGGCCGCCACCGAGTTCTTCACCGCTGGAACGGGATACGCCTTCGAGAAGGAGACCCGCAGCGCCGAGCAGATGGCCGAGTTCTACTCCGGGCTGGTGGACAGCTACCCGCTGGTGTCGATCGAGGACCCGCTGGACGAGAACGACTGGGACGGCTGGGTATCGCTCACCGCCGCGATCGGCGACCGGGTCCAGATCGTTGGCGACGACCTCTTCGTCACCAATCCCGAGCGTCTGGAAGAAGGCATCGAGAAGGGTGCCGCCAATGCTCTGCTGGTGAAGGTCAATCAGATCGGCACGCTCACCGAGACCCTGGATGCCGTGGCGTTGGCCCACAACAGCGGCTACCGGACCATGATGAGCCACCGCAGCGGCGAGACCGAGGACACCACCATCGCCGATCTCGCGGTTGCGGTAGGCAGTGGCCAGATCAAGACCGGGGCGCCGGCGCGCAGTGAGCGGGTGGCCAAGTACAACCAGCTGCTGCGCATCGAAGAGCTCCTCGGCGATGCCGCCCGCTACGCCGGTGATTTGGCTTTTCCGCGGTTCGCTGTGGAGGCCAAGTAA
- a CDS encoding septum formation initiator family protein — protein MPEAKRPDPKRRSPASRPAGPGKNGGSNRPRAGQARRRASEPRVPAPEPVAEETITKAIAVQAEQQAELQSEQRFGSAARRAAILAAVVCVLTLTIAGPVRTYFAQRTEMNQLKATEEQLRSQIADLEQQKVKLADPVFIAAQARERLGFVMPGDTPYQVQLPPTAAVPNSPGPIAPGSTTPAGQPWYTSLWHTIADQPHGVSPTIAPAPPAPGEPGAPGEPPAPPPTVPGG, from the coding sequence ATGCCCGAAGCGAAACGACCTGATCCGAAGCGACGGTCCCCGGCCTCCCGGCCGGCCGGGCCGGGCAAGAACGGCGGGTCGAATCGTCCCCGCGCCGGCCAGGCGCGGCGGCGGGCGTCGGAACCACGCGTCCCGGCACCGGAACCGGTGGCCGAGGAGACCATCACCAAAGCGATTGCGGTACAGGCGGAACAGCAGGCCGAACTGCAGTCCGAGCAGCGATTCGGGTCGGCCGCGCGGCGCGCGGCGATCCTGGCTGCGGTGGTGTGTGTGCTGACGTTGACCATCGCCGGGCCGGTACGCACCTATTTCGCGCAGCGCACAGAAATGAACCAGCTCAAGGCGACCGAGGAGCAGTTGCGGTCGCAGATCGCCGATCTGGAACAGCAGAAGGTCAAGCTGGCGGACCCGGTTTTCATCGCGGCCCAGGCCCGTGAGCGACTCGGCTTCGTCATGCCCGGCGATACGCCGTATCAGGTGCAGCTGCCGCCCACGGCCGCGGTGCCGAACTCGCCGGGGCCGATCGCTCCCGGCTCCACCACGCCTGCGGGCCAGCCCTGGTACACCTCGCTGTGGCACACCATCGCCGATCAGCCGCACGGGGTTTCGCCGACCATCGCCCCGGCCCCGCCGGCTCCCGGTGAGCCGGGAGCACCCGGTGAGCCTCCGGCCCCGCCGCCCACGGTGCCCGGTGGTTGA
- a CDS encoding DUF501 domain-containing protein, which yields MVEPADLEAVGRQLGREPRGVLEIAYRCPNGEPGVVKTAPKLPDGTPFPTLYYLTHPALTAAASRLESAGTMREMTERLQRDPDLATAYRRAHESYLAERDAISSLGTTFTGGGMPDRVKCLHVLMAHSLAKGRGVNPFGDEALAILAIEPGMVGILERDTWV from the coding sequence GTGGTTGAGCCTGCCGACCTCGAGGCTGTCGGCCGCCAGTTGGGGCGTGAGCCACGAGGTGTCCTCGAGATCGCTTATCGCTGTCCGAACGGTGAGCCCGGTGTGGTCAAGACCGCGCCCAAACTGCCCGACGGTACGCCGTTTCCGACCCTGTACTACCTGACTCATCCGGCGTTGACAGCCGCGGCCAGCAGGCTGGAATCGGCGGGCACGATGCGCGAGATGACCGAACGTCTGCAGCGGGACCCGGATTTGGCTACCGCGTACCGGCGTGCGCACGAGTCGTATCTGGCTGAGCGCGATGCCATCTCGTCGCTGGGTACCACGTTCACGGGCGGCGGCATGCCTGACCGCGTGAAGTGTCTGCACGTGCTGATGGCACATTCGCTGGCGAAGGGCCGGGGTGTCAACCCGTTCGGCGACGAGGCACTGGCGATCCTTGCTATCGAGCCGGGAATGGTTGGGATTCTGGAGCGTGATACATGGGTGTGA
- a CDS encoding Ppx/GppA phosphatase family protein: MGVNRVGAIDCGTNSIRLLVADVVDGTLRDVHREMRIVRLGQGVDATGQFAPEALARTGSALTDYAALMSELKVSAVRMVATSAARDAGNRDEFFAMTSRILGTVVPGAIAEVITGTEEAQLSFQGAVGELDSAGAPFVVVDLGGGSTELVLGADEVKASYSADIGCVRLTERCLHSDPPTKAEIEAARAVVRDGLAQALQVVPVDGARTWVGVAGTMTTLSALVQGMPEYDAEAIHLSRVGFDDLRRVCDQLIAMTSAQRLALGPMHQGRADVIGGGAIIVEELAAVLGERAGIDELVVSEHDILDGIALSIVPD; encoded by the coding sequence ATGGGTGTGAACCGGGTCGGCGCGATTGATTGTGGCACCAACTCGATTCGGCTGCTCGTCGCCGACGTCGTCGACGGCACTCTGCGTGACGTGCATCGGGAGATGCGTATCGTTCGGCTCGGTCAGGGTGTGGATGCGACCGGTCAGTTCGCGCCGGAAGCATTGGCGCGCACCGGATCTGCACTTACCGACTATGCCGCGCTGATGTCCGAGCTGAAGGTGTCGGCGGTGCGGATGGTAGCCACCTCCGCCGCGCGGGATGCCGGCAATCGCGACGAGTTCTTCGCCATGACCTCGCGGATCCTCGGCACCGTGGTGCCTGGTGCTATCGCCGAGGTGATCACCGGCACCGAGGAGGCGCAGCTGTCCTTCCAGGGTGCTGTCGGCGAACTCGACTCTGCGGGTGCACCTTTCGTTGTCGTCGACCTCGGCGGCGGGTCCACCGAACTGGTGCTCGGCGCCGACGAGGTAAAAGCCAGCTACTCGGCCGACATCGGGTGCGTCCGGCTGACGGAACGGTGCCTGCATTCCGATCCGCCCACCAAGGCCGAGATCGAGGCGGCGCGGGCGGTGGTCCGGGACGGTTTGGCTCAAGCGCTGCAGGTGGTTCCGGTCGACGGGGCCCGCACGTGGGTAGGGGTGGCGGGGACGATGACCACGCTTTCGGCGCTGGTGCAGGGCATGCCCGAGTATGACGCCGAGGCAATCCACCTGTCCCGCGTCGGATTCGATGATCTACGGCGCGTGTGCGATCAGCTGATCGCGATGACCTCCGCGCAGCGCCTGGCGCTCGGTCCGATGCACCAGGGCCGTGCCGATGTCATCGGCGGGGGAGCGATCATCGTCGAGGAGCTGGCGGCTGTTCTCGGCGAGCGCGCGGGCATCGACGAATTGGTGGTCAGCGAGCACGACATCCTCGACGGCATCGCGCTGTCCATCGTGCCGGACTGA